The following coding sequences are from one Sciurus carolinensis chromosome 11, mSciCar1.2, whole genome shotgun sequence window:
- the LOC124958677 gene encoding olfactory receptor 51F2-like: MSNSQNFTSSIIFLLTGVPGLEAFHTWISIPFCFLYATALSGNSLILFVITTQPSLHEPMYYFLSMLSTTDLGLSISTLVTMLGIFWFNAREINFNACLSQMFFIQLFTVMESSVLLAMAFDRFVAISNPLRYATILTHYRIAQIGVAIVIRGTLVQAPLVVLLKRLSYCRSHVLLHSYCFHPDVMKLSCTDTRINSAVGLTALITTAGVDSVFIVLSYVLIIRTVLSIASPEERRKAFSTCVSHIGAVAVFYIPLISLSFVHRFGKGAPPYVHTLIANAYLLIPPVMNPIIYSVKTKQIRKAVLKVLHSRVTKT, encoded by the coding sequence ATGTCAAATTCCCAGAACTTCACATCTTCCATCATTTTCCTGCTAACTGGTGTTCCTGGGCTGGAAGCCTTCCACACCTGGATCTCCATTCCCTTCTGCTTTCTCTATGCAACTGCCCTCTCAGGGAACAGCCTGATTCTCTTCGTCATTACCACACAGCCCAGTCTCCACGAACCCATGTATTATTTCCTCTCCATGCTGTCCACCACTGACCTTGGGCTGTCCATATCCACATTGGTCACCATGCTGGGTATATTCTGGTTCAATGCCAGGGAGATCAACTTCAATGCCTGCTTGTCACAGATGTTCTTCATTCAGCTCTTCACTGTCATGGAATCCTCGGTGCTGTTGGCTATGGCTTTTGATCGTTTTGTGGCCATCTCTAATCCCCTTAGGTACGCCACTATTTTAACACACTATAGAATAGCTCAAATTGGAGTGGCAATTGTCATCAGGGGGACACTAGTACAGGCTCCTCTTGTAGTACTTCTTAAAAGACTGTCCTATTGCCGTAGCCATGTGCTCCTCCACTCCTATTGCTTCCACCCTGATGTGATGAAGCTCTCATGCACAGACACCAGGATCAACAGTGCAGTTGGGCTGACTGCCCTAATTACCACTGCTGGTGTGGACTCGGTCTTCATTGTGCTCTCCTATGTTTTGATCATTAGGACTGTCCTCAGCATTGCTTCTCCTGAAGAGAGGAGGAAAGCCTTCAGCACGTGTGTCTCCCACATTGGGGCTGTGGCTGTGTTCTACATTCCATTGATCAGTCTGTCCTTTGTGCACAGATTTGGGAAAGGAGCCCCACCATATGTACATACACTGATTGCCAATGCCTACCTGTTGATCCCTCCTGTAATGAACCCCATCATCTACAGTGTGAAGACCAAACAGATACGCAAGGCTGTGCTAAAAGTTCTCCATTCAAGGGTGACAAAGACCTAG
- the LOC124958678 gene encoding olfactory receptor 51F2-like, producing the protein MLPFNQSISHPAVFFLTGIPGLEASHIWISIPFCCLYAIAISGNGMILFVITTESSLHEPMYYFLSMLSFTDLGLCLSTLVTMLGIFWFNAREISFDACISQMFFIHGFTFMESSVLLAMAFDRFIAICNPLRYATILTNSRIIKMGFAILVRGTTALVPLLLLLKRLSFCHSHVLHHSYCFHPDVMKLSCTDTKINSAFGLAIVISTAGLDSVLILLSYILIIRSVLSIASTEERKKAFGTCISHISAVAIFYIPMISLSLVHRFGKHAPPFVHTLIANVYLLIPPVMNPIIYSVKTKQIRKAVLKLFIAKLV; encoded by the coding sequence ATGTTACCCTTCAACCAGAGTATTTCCCATCCTGCTGTCTTCTTCCTTACTGGTATCCCTGGTCTTGAAGCCTCTCACATCTGGATCTCCATCCCATTCTGTTGTCTGTATGCCATTGCCATTTCTGGGAATGGCATGATCCTGTTTGTCATCACCACTGAGTCCAGCCTGCATGAGCCCATGTACTATTTCCTCTCCATGCTGTCCTTCACAGACCTAGGTCTGTGTCTTTCTACATTGGTCACCATGCTGGGTATTTTCTGGTTCAATGCTCGAGAAATCAGCTTTGACGCCTGTATTAGCCAAATGTTCTTTATTCATGGCTTCACATTCATGGAGTCCTCAGTACTCCTAGCAATGGCCTTTGACCGCTTCATTGCCATCTGTAACCCTCTGCGATATGCCACGATCTTAACCAATTCGCGGATCATCAAAATGGGCTTTGCAATCCTTGTCAGGGGCACAACAGCTCTGGTGCCTTTACTCCTGCTCCTTAAGCGTCTGTCTTTCTGCCACAGTCATGTGCTCCACCATTCCTACTGCTTCCACCCTGATGTGATGAAGCTTTCATGCACAGACACAAAGATAAACAGTGCATTTGGCCTGGCCATTGTCATCTCTACCGCTGGTCTGGACTCTGTGTTGATTCTTCTCTCATACATTCTCATCATCCGCTCTGTGCTCAGCATTGCATCCACAGAGGAGCGGAAAAAGGCTTTTGGCACCTGTATCTCCCACATCAGTGCAGTTGCCATCTTCTATATCCCCATGATCAGTTTGTCACTGGTGCACAGATTTGGGAAGCATGCCCCTCCTTTTGTGCACACTCTCATTGCCAATGTTTATCTGCTCATCCCTCCTGTAATGAATCCCATAATCTACAGTGTGAAGACCAAACAAATCCGCAAGGCTGTGCTTAAACTCTTTATTGCCAAGCTAGTTTAG
- the LOC124959918 gene encoding olfactory receptor 51F2-like, giving the protein MSSFQNFTSSSIIFLLTGVPGLEAFHTWISIPFCFLYATALSGNSLILFVITTQPSLHEPMYYFLSMLSTTDLGLSISTLVTMLGIFWFNAREINFNACLSQMFFIKLFTVMESSVLLAMAFDRFVAISNPLRYATILTHYRIAQIGVAIVIRGTLMLIPMVALLKRLSFCSSHVLHHSYCFHPDVMKLSCTDTRINSAVGLTAMISTVGVDSVFILLSYVLIIRTVLSIASPEERRKAFSTCVSHIGAVAVFYIPLISLSFVHRFGKGAPPYVHTLIANTYLLIPPVMNPIIYSVKTKQIRRAVIKILHSKET; this is encoded by the coding sequence ATGTCAAGTTTCCAGAACTTCACATCCTCCTCCATCATTTTCCTGCTAACTGGTGTTCCTGGGCTGGAAGCCTTCCACACCTGGATCTCCATTCCCTTCTGCTTTCTCTATGCAACTGCCCTCTCAGGGAACAGCCTGATTCTCTTCGTCATTACCACACAGCCCAGTCTCCACGAACCCATGTATTATTTCCTCTCCATGCTGTCCACCACTGACCTTGGGCTGTCCATATCCACTCTGGTCACCATGCTGGGTATATTCTGGTTCAATGCCAGGGAGATCAACTTCAATGCCTGCTTGTCACAGATGTTCTTTATTAAACTCTTCACTGTCATGGAATCCTCGGTGCTGTTGGCTATGGCTTTTGATCGTTTTGTGGCCATCTCCAATCCCCTTAGGTACGCCACTATTTTAACACACTATAGAATAGCTCAAATTGGAGTGGCAATTGTCATCAGGGGGACCCTAATGTTGATACCAATGGTAGCACTTCTTAAAAGATTGTCCTTCTGTAGCAGTCACGTGCTCCACCATTCCTACTGCTTCCACCCTGATGTGATGAAGCTCTCATGCACAGACACCAGGATCAACAGTGCAGTCGGGTTAACTGCCATGATTTCTACTGTTGGTGTGGACTCGGTCTTCATCCTCCTTTCCTATGTTTTGATCATTAGGACTGTCCTCAGCATTGCTTCTCCTGAAGAGAGGAGGAAAGCCTTCAGCACATGCGTCTCCCACATTGGGGCTGTGGCTGTGTTCTACATTCCATTGATCAGTCTGTCCTTTGTGCACAGATTTGGGAAAGGAGCCCCGCCCTACGTACATACCCTGATCGCTAACACCTACCTGTTGATCCCTCCTGTAATGAACCCCATCATCTACAGTGTGAAGACCAAACAGATACGTAGAGCTGTGATAAAAATTCTCCATTCTAAAGAAACATAG
- the LOC124960408 gene encoding olfactory receptor 51E2 — translation MPAMSSCNFTHTTFVLIGIPGLEEAHFWFGFPLLSMYAVALFGNCIVVFIVRTERSLHAPMYLFLCMLAAIDLALSTSTMPKILALFWFDSREISFEACLAQMFFIHALSAIESTILLAMAFDRYVAICHPLRHAAVLNNTVTAQIGMVAVIRGSLFFFPLPLLIKRLAFCRSNVLSHSYCVHQDMMKLAYADTLPNMVYGLTAILLVMGVDVMFISLSYFMIIRTVLQLPSKSERAKAFGTCVSHIGVVLAFYVPLIGLSVVHRFGNSLDPIVHVLMGDIYLLLPPVINPIIYGAKTKQIRTRVLAMLKISCDKDIQVVEHR, via the coding sequence ATGCCAGCTATGAGTTCCTGCAACTTCACACACACCACCTTTGTACTTATTGGTATCCCAGGACTAGAGGAAGCTCATTTCTGGTTCGGCTTCCCCCTGCTTTCAATGTATGCCGTGGCCTTATTTGGGAACTGCATCGTGGTCTTCATTGTAAGAACAGAGCGCAGCCTGCACGCACCCATGTACCTCTTTCTCTGCATGCTGGCAGCCATTGACCTGGCCTTGTCCACATCTACCATGCCCAAGATCCTCGCCCTCTTCTGGTTTGACTCCCGGGAGATTTCTTTTGAGGCCTGTCTTGCCCAGATGTTCTTCATTCATGCACTCTCAGCCATTGAATCCACCATCCTCCTGGCCATGGCCTTTGACcgatatgtggccatctgccacccacTGCGCCATGCTGCAGTGCTCAACAATACAGTAACAGCCCAGATTGGCATGGTGGCTGTAATCCGCGGATCCCTCTTCTTTTTCCCACTGCCCCTGCTCATTAAGCGGCTGGCCTTCTGCCGATCCAATGTGCTCTCACACTCCTACTGTGTGCACCAGGATATGATGAAGTTGGCCTATGCAGACACATTGCCCAATATGGTCTATGGTCTTACTGCCATTCTCCTGGTCATGGGTGTGGATGTCATGTTCATATCCTTGTCCTACTTTATGATTATACGAACAGTTCTGCAACTGCCTTCTAAGTCAGAGAGGGCCAAGGCCTTTGGAACCTGTGTGTCACACATTGGTGTGGTCCTGGCCTTTTATGTGCCACTCATTGGCCTCTCAGTGGTGCACCGCTTTGGAAACAGCCTTGATCCCATTGTGCATGTTCTCATGGGTGATATCTACCTGCTGCTGCCTCCTGTAATCAATCCCATCATCTACGGTGCCAAGACCAAGCAGATCAGAACACGGGTGCTAGCTATGCTCAAGATCAGTTGTGACAAGGACATTCAAGTTGTGGAACATAGGTGA